gccggcgccgccgccaagaaGGAGGTCGGCAGGATGACCACGCACATCAAGAAGGTGCTCGGGGAGGAGGCCGGGCAGGTGATGGACATCGGCGTCGTGCACGCCGTCGACTACATGCGCCGCTTCTGCTCCCGCCTCGGGATGGGCAACCAGGAGATGCGCGCTgcgcaggaggcggcgcggaggctgGACGACTCCCTCGACATGCAGCGCAACCCCGAGTCCATCGCGGCCGCCATCAACCTCGATCCGAGGCGATTGCTAAGTGCTAAGTGATCACGAATCACGATTCATGAGTGGGTGAGTTCATGGAGCATAGCTTGTTCTTGCGGCCGGCCCATGAATGAAACGCGAAGTCCATCATTGCAACATATAATCTGACGAATGTTCAGATATGttagagcatcttcaagagTTTACCAAATTTTACTCGGCAAATCCTGtattttgccaacttctaaaagatatgtcaagtaaaaaaagagctcatctccaatagtttggcataattcacttgccaaacccagatataacttacatcaggaacctgagagagaaacaaaattatgtttATGCGCTTCCATCTCATgaaaacttacatcaggaactcTGAGACagaaacaaaattatgtttATGTCTTTCCACCACTTCTGATATGGACGGATGGGCCGCGGATATGAGCGCGCATATATACGCGCGCGGAGGCTCTTTTTCCAAACTTGGCATAAATGGTAACATGGGATGGAGAACTGTTGGagaagatttttttctttttttgtcaaaaaaatAAGAATGGCAACTTGAGATGgtgaactcttggagatgctcttagcaaGGCGCCTACAGCCCCGAATCACTTTAACATATCAATCCCCAATTGAATAATCTGGCAAGGGGTTGCCGAGCTGACTGCGGCCGTGTTAGTTTTACCAGCCTTTGAGGTTTGAGCACATGCCGTTGCGTAAATAATGGTCTTTGAGAACATTCGGGATGACCGGATGAGTGGAACGATGGAGTCTGGACTAGCGAGGCATGCTCCAGGTAGGGCTGGAAAAATCCATTCATATCCTTATGAAAAAACTATTTCTAAAATCTAGTCTTGCGCAAATGAATAGTATAGAAGAACAGCATACCTCAGGAACAAAAAGCTAAGCTAGGGGAGGAGGTTGTTTGTTGTATCTCACCAGAAAGTGAGATGTCGACAATTAACTACTTCCGATCATATAAATGATAAGTGCATAACGTTTTAATGTTGGACACAACTGTGTAAGTAGGAGTATGAACTAGTAGTAAGAAGGTAGGTGACAGGACCATCTTTGATTAAATTGACAGATATCTAAAGTGCACATGGAGTCAATTGATGCTAAGATGCAATGCTGGAACAAATGTGGTAAATTGCCTAAAAATCATAGAACAGTCTGCATTTATCAATCAGTTAAAGGGGTGGGTTACATCTTACAACTAAAACAGCAAGCATCTGTGATCGATGAGTATGACAGAAAAACAATTGATCGATGTTTgtatttgcttttttttttaataacaAGCTCGTCTGTATTTGCTTCTATGGTCATCTATTTAAAAATGAAATGAAACATTTGCTACCTAGTAGTGGCTCGTAACTAGGAAAGAGCTTTTTCCCTTTTGTCTCGAAGATCTCGAGGAATATTTGTGTGTTTTTACTCTTGTGGAGTTTAGCACGCGcataaaaaagaagaaggaaacaGGACGTTCtaaaacgaaaaaaaaagaaagaaggaaaCGCAAAGCGACCCCAGAGCCAAACACCAGCCCAATCGGCGTCCGACTCCGACCCGCCTCGCTTTCCGACACCGACTTCGCGCGTCCTCAAACCGACCCAATCGCCCAACCCGTCTATAAATATCAGCCGACCCCTCCCAGAAATCAATCCCcaactccgccgcgccgccgcccgccgctgcaaATCCCCCCACCCCATACATCTGCACGAGCCTCGCTCGCCACCTAAGCTTTGCTCGCTCCAGTAGCCAGCGCCAGCGGCAGCCATGGCTGACGAGCTGCTCTACTGCCCGGACTGCCACCGCGCCACGGAGGTGGTGCTGGACCACGCCACCGGCGACACCGTGTGCACCGAGTGCGCGCTCGTCCTCGAGGCGCACTACATCGACGAGGGCTCCGAGTGGCGCAGCTtcgccgacgacggcggcggcgaggacagcGACCCCAGCCGCGTCGGCGGGCCTAACGACCCCTTCCTCTCCAACGCCCCGCTCGTCACCCGCATCACCTACTCCGGCCCGCAGAAGATGCAGGCCGCGGGCGGGAACGCGCTGCCGAGGACGCGGGTCAATGTCGGCGGGGCGGACCGCGAGCAGTCGCTGCTCGAGGCGTTCCGCGCCATCTCCGACATGGCGGACCGCCTCGGCCTCGTCGCCACCATCAGGGACGGCGCCAAGGATGTGTATAAGAAACTGGACGAGGCCAAGGTGTGCCCCAGGGGCAGGAAGCGGGACGAGTTCTACGCCGCCTGCCTCTTCGTCGCGTGCCGCAACGACGGCAAGCCGCGGACGTATAAGGAGCTCGCCACGGTgacgcgcgccggcgccgccgccaagaaGGAGATCGGCCGGATGACCACGCTCATCAAGAAGGCCCTCGGGGAGGAGGCTGGGCAGCCGGTTCTTGACATCGGCGTCGTGCGCGCCGCCGACTACCTGCGCCGCTTCTGCTCCCGACTCGGAATGGGCAACAAGGAGATGCGCGCCgcgcaggaggcggcgcggaggttgGAGGCCGGCCTCGACGTGCGGCGCAACCCGGagtccatcgccgccgccatcagctACATGGTCGTgcagcgcgccggcgccgccaagaCCATCAAGGACGTGTCCATGGCCACCGGCGTCGCCGAGATCACCATCAAGGAGGCGCACAAGGACCTCACCCCGCACGCTGAGATGCTCTTCGCCTAACAGGCAGGCTTTGCCCTCCTGTGGATGCGCTTCTCGGCGATCTTGCGTTGGCATGTCGGCCGTCGTGTCCCGTGTTCTTGATCCTTAGGCATCACGGCATGTCTTTGGCATGTCCGTGTTCCCATCATCTAGGACATGATGTGGATTAAGTTTCTGTTGGACTTCGATTCTAAGTACCGTTCATTCGTGAATCCGTGCTTGATTCGATTGTTTCCAAATTCATGGACCCGTCCATCGAGATGTTTGCTGAATGCTAAGTGATCACGAGTCATGAATGACTTCCTGATGTACTTAGCTTTGCATCTTGCATGTCTTGGCGGCACCGCGGCAGGTCCATGGATGGAACACGCAGCCTGTTCTTGCGAGAATCTGGCCAACTAAATGTTCAGATGTCTGCCAATGGCATTGAAGGAAATTACTCCATTAGTACAAGTGTACTATACTGGATCACTTGAACATATCTATCCATTGAAACAAACTGGCAGTGGTTGCTGCATGAACTGATGTTATTCAGTCAAGTTAGTTGGGGACTGCTGCTGCATTGTTGGCCTGGCTGTTCGCATTATTGTGTCTGATGAATTGATAACTCGTTCACAGTGCCCATACCCCAGACTGTGGCTGGAAAGGCCTGGGCTAGAAAAGCAGCCTAAAAGGCCTGGCTATGAAAGCAGCCTAAATGCCTTAATTAAAAACAAACATATATTGATTTTATATTTGAGAAAAAGAGTATTTAAAACAATGAAAAATATGCAGAAATGAATTTTATGCTAGCTAGGCAAAGTTACCGAACTCTAGCCTAGCATTAAAACATATTATTTTCTTTacttaaaaatatattattttctAAAAACTTTATAAGATAAATCTGTTCAATATAGCTAAAAAGAAATGTGTACTCCCATCCATGCGGGAGAGAAGGGATAGCTACCATGGACGCTTCTAAGAGCTGAATTGTACTGTTTATGGATTCCTCTAAAGTGGAAGTAGTTCCGCTGCAGTACCGCATAGGGACTCTCCCCCCCACTGACGTGTGGACCCCAATAAACTCAGTCCCATATCAAAATCTAGAAGCCACCTCTCAAAAatagattcaagtaatgatctGTTGTAGGTATGTTCAGTGAAGCTCCTCCTGCTTATAATTCTCTATGAAAAGTGATTAGATGAGAAAATTGATTTTATGGGTGAAAATGATTCTTTATGATTTAAGTTATGCTTCAAGAAGAAAGTGATTCTGAGCGGGAAATGAATTATGATAAgctagttttcttcagctcatagCTCCATAGTTTATTTTCACAGAATGAGCCTACTGGTATCATTTTTTCATGTAAATTATCATTTGGCAAAGCTCCTCCTGAAATCATCTTGGAAGATGCTCTTAGAGCTCTGTTACAAAGGTTGTAATTTGATCACAGATCAATCAAAAGTGTAGATTGCAGCAACTGTAAACGTATAGTTATATAAGGTTCGTGCATCATGTTGTATTTAAAGCTGGTTGGGGTTTATGTGCCCCTCACTAAGCCTTTCAATTGCGAAAGACATTATAGATTTTTGGTTGTGAGGGTGATGGTAATCTATGCTCGGTAGTGGCAAGTATTTGCAAGGGGTACAAGTGCACAACAATTTACAGTTCCTTTCAGTGGAAGATCACCCTGCAGGATGCAGGGGTGCCTTCAACTATATCAAAGAAATCATCGTTACACAATGTCACCTTGCCTTCTGGCTGTTGTAACAATGACAAACCTCTGTGTCCAAGCACACTACAAACACATCTACTCTATACTAATCATTTTTTCTCCCTCTTGATCTTATAACAAGCAGCTAGCATCCTCTTCTTTTGATCCTTGGTATGCTTTATTGCTGATATTCTTTCAACCATAAACATATGCACCCTTAAAAGAATGTATACACACATTTTCACACAAAAAATGGAATAATCCGATCCACAATTTTTTTATATGCATATAGAAATTCGCAAGTACCACATGACATCCCTCTTTCTGAAGTGAAATCATTTCTTGTCATTGATTCAGCAATGGAAAGATTAAAATCCTTTTATTCAACAACTATTTGAATAATTGTCTTAAATAGTATTATTGCATttgtgttttgccaaaaaaaagtaTAGTCCAAGGGGAGTGTTCATGTCTATCTTGTACTAAAAATGTCATTGTACGAGGTGAGAAGTAAAATCAAGGTCAGGTTTGGAAAACATCTCTCTAACACTAACTAATTACGAACATGTGCTCAAGGAACTCAATCTCCTAGATCGATCTCTATTGCCGCCACAACTTCCTTCACTATCTTCCTCTACCTTTGATGTTCTCTAAAAAGGAATGCAATTGTAGTTTTGTCCTGATCCAAACTATCTTGAGGTTTATTAAATCTTTAGAGAAAGAGTATCATCAACATTTATTGCACCAAATATGTAGAGGTCTAGAGGATCACTAGATTCATCATGAAATGTATTTGGTGGTATAAATATTATACTTATACTATATATTCTCTATAAACTTGATTAAATTAAAGATAGTTGGGAATTTGGGATAAAACTAGAATTAGATTCGTTTAGGGGCGAAGGAAGTATTCATATGTGGCAAGGGGTGAGAAGACCTATAATCTTCATGATGTAATATTTTAGCATATTATAATCACCAAATtaagttttttttcttgctcTGATCTATTATGGCTAGTTGGCTACGGTACATCTTCTTGATGGCAATGAGGGAGCTTCGAGAGGTATTTTCCAAGCCTTTATGCAAACGGGCTTATTTGCTAGTCCACGTTAGTGCGTATAGCCCTTCAAATCTTTAAATGTTTATAATAATATGTTCTTGGCTAATAGATAGCTTGTTTGGTGACCTCGCGTTGCTTGTGTGCCAAGAAAAGTTAAATTGGCTAATGGCAATTCATAGGCTTTTGTATATATGTGATGGAGTTTATCGATGTTGAGAATGCACTCATCTACACATATCTCTTATAGCGTATCCAAATATGGAATCTCATTATTGCACTTTAGTATCCTATTTATGCCCATCTTCTCAGTGTTCTTCATTCCTTGGAGATGATAATTCAGTATTATGCTGTGTAATTTTGCTAACCCTCAAAGCACCGGAGGACCCAGGCTCGGCGACCCTAGGTGCTCGTCCGGGCTCCGTAACCTTGCCTGTAAGAAGCTAGTGCGTTTTGGCCAGCACTAGATCAGAGAAACGCTTGTGTGTTTTGGCCAGCAAAAGTATATGTCAAGTTCTTGTATGTTTTGGCCAGCACTAAAGAGAAAAGCAAGGCAATTAGCTTTTCACGTGTGTGTTCAAATCAAACAATAGAGATTATAAGGGTTGATAATATAACTAGACTAAGTTCGAATAGCTAGCTGTTAAAATTTGATCGGTTGTGGTCGCAACCTTCTTATACTAAAGATGGTAATAGAATTGTTTTACTTTCGGTCCCTGGATATCTGCCACTGCTTCAAAGTATTACTTGAGAGTTGAGATGAAAGTAGGCGTTTACAATGTGTAACCTACAAGTAAccttagtactccctccgttctaaattataagtcatttgaCTGTTTTTTTGGCCTCCCAAGTTTAACCACTTAttttattcaaatttttttgcaaatatagtcaaattgaagtcattcttgaagaacctgtattgataaagcaaaccatagcaaaagaaaataatattttatataaatttttggataagacgagtggtcaaatttgggttaaaaaaagtcaaacgacttgTAATTTGAAATGGAGATAGTATAAGTAAATCAGTATTATGGTATTGATATTCCGTTTCCACTTTATCATAATTTCTTTTTTGAAAGGGACTTTATTATAATTTCAGGCTGCTGGGTGAAAAGAATATATCAAAAATTTACCTGTTCTCCAAACAAAACCGAGTTCGATCCCTATCCGACTCGACATGTCGTGGGCCCCACAGTTGTACTCTCACCGCCACCGGCAGGCGCCCGTTCGATCCGGAACCGGGGAGGCGAATCGGACGGAGACGCCACCGACCCTTGGCCGCCTTTATatagcacccccccccccccccccccccccccccgacgccGCCACACGACACAACCAGAGCGCCTGCGCCACTGCCCAGATCAGACCAGACTGCCACCCAAACCACATATACGCCGATGGAGTATTCGGCGCCGATCAACACGAGCGCCGGGGCCGAGGAAGCCGCCCTGCTGAGGAAGCGGGGGCAGGGCGCCGTCGCTCCGCCTCCGGGGCTGCCGAGGACAGCGGAGGAGGGACCAGCACCCGGCCTCAAGAGGATGCGCGGCACCGTGACCCTCTCGCTGAGGACGCCGGAGGGACCCGCGACGCCGCCCGCGGCCTTCTCgctggaggcggaggaggaggagcccgcgATGCGCGGGGCCGCGCAGGCCCGCGGGAGGGCGGCGCTCGAAGGGGGCTGCCGCGCCATCGCCGACATGGCGGTCCGGCTCGGGATCGGGCCCGGCGTGCGGGACCGGGCCCTGGAGGTGTACCGGGGGCTGGAGGAGGGCAAGGGCAGGGCGCACCACTACTACACCAAGGGCGCCGGGCGGAGCGGCGACGCGCTGTACGCGGCGTGCCTCTACGTGGCGTGCCGCAGCGCGGGCGCGCCGCGGACGTTCAAGGAGCTGGCCGCGgcgacgcgcggcggcgcggcgtccaGGAAGGACATCGGCAAGCTCCTCGCGCTCATCAGGAAGCGGTTCGGGGACGACGCCGGCGGGGAGGCCATGGGCATCGGCGTGGTGCGCGCGGCCGACTACATGGAGCGCTTCGGCTCGCTGCTCGGGATGGGGGAGGACGAGGTGCGCGcggtgcaggagg
The nucleotide sequence above comes from Panicum virgatum strain AP13 chromosome 3K, P.virgatum_v5, whole genome shotgun sequence. Encoded proteins:
- the LOC120701263 gene encoding transcription initiation factor IIB-like; the protein is MADELLYCPDCHRATEVVLDHATGDTVCTECALVLEAHYIDEGSEWRSFADDGGGEDSDPSRVGGPNDPFLSNAPLVTRITYSGPQKMQAAGGNALPRTRVNVGGADREQSLLEAFRAISDMADRLGLVATIRDGAKDVYKKLDEAKVCPRGRKRDEFYAACLFVACRNDGKPRTYKELATVTRAGAAAKKEIGRMTTLIKKALGEEAGQPVLDIGVVRAADYLRRFCSRLGMGNKEMRAAQEAARRLEAGLDVRRNPESIAAAISYMVVQRAGAAKTIKDVSMATGVAEITIKEAHKDLTPHAEMLFA
- the LOC120700656 gene encoding transcription initiation factor IIB-like: MEYSAPINTSAGAEEAALLRKRGQGAVAPPPGLPRTAEEGPAPGLKRMRGTVTLSLRTPEGPATPPAAFSLEAEEEEPAMRGAAQARGRAALEGGCRAIADMAVRLGIGPGVRDRALEVYRGLEEGKGRAHHYYTKGAGRSGDALYAACLYVACRSAGAPRTFKELAAATRGGAASRKDIGKLLALIRKRFGDDAGGEAMGIGVVRAADYMERFGSLLGMGEDEVRAVQEAARRMQDQLDVRRNPDSTAAAIIYMAMQRRTGAGRSIRDVSAATGVADNTIKQAYRELYPHAQLLFG